From the Chryseobacterium fluminis genome, the window TTCTGGACCGGTATGTTCTCGTATCACTCAGTGAATCATCTGTAATTCTTTTGGCTCCGGCAATGTATTCCATATAATACAGGGAATCGGAAGATAATTTAAGTGGAATGCTCACCGGCGCGTTGTCGGTAGTACCAAACACATCATTCACCGTATAAGAAATATAAGAACCGGATTTGTTAGGATTAAGAAGATCCTGTCCCGAACTGCTTTTCATATAAATGGTAAGGATCTGATCTATTTTCTGCAAATCATCATCGTCATTTCTACAGCTTAGAAATGCGAAAAAAACAACCAGAATTCCGAAAACAATATTTTTCATTTCCAACAAAGATAGAAACTTATTTTAATTCTTTCAGATATTTATAAAAGAAGAACGCCAAAAGAAGCCCTGAAACCAGTAAGGTAACAGAAACGCTGATCGTCATGCCCATTAAATGGTATTTCGGAACCAATATAAAAGCAAGACTTACCAAAAGCAACAGAGAAAATAAGGAAGTCTTTGTATTGATTGCCATTTTACCAACGGCTGACATAAGGTTTCCATACAGATTCCTAAATAGGATATTCAGCAGAAAAGTTGCCATAAAAATGATGAACAATCCTGAGTTATCTGCATACTTTTCATTAAAAAATATTTTTAAAATCTCTTTACTGAAATAACTGCAGACTGTAAAAACACCCAGACAAACCGGGATGAAAAATTTATAATATCCTGAAATATAACTTTTAAGAAATATCTTATTGGTATAGTTTTTAGCCAGTACCGGAAAATCGCTCTGCATAAAGGCCAAAGCAAGAAAGGTAACATTGGAAGGAATCAGAATGGCGACACGATAATCTGCAACATAATTTTCATTCAGCAGAAATCCTAATAACAGAATATCTGCCGAGAAAAGGGCGTCGGAAAGTACGGTTGTCCCGGATGTATGAAGGGCATATTTCCAAATTTCTTTTGAGCTGAAAACAGACGGTATTTCTTTTACGGATACATCTGTCTTCTGATACCATAATAAAGATAAAAACGGCATCATCGCAATGGCAAAAAGATATCCTTTTAACTGAAAAAAGAAGGTAAATACCAATGTGATCAATAGTCCTGCAATATTGACTGTATTATTTAATTTTGCAAACTCCCGGTTTTTACTGTTAATTCTCAACTCAGTCTGCACATAATTAAAAAAATAAAATCCAACGAAACGCAGTCCGAAAAACAGAAAAATCCAGAACAGGTCTTCGTACTTATTGACATAAAACAGGCTGCTGAGCAAAAAAACCGCTGTCAGCATAAGCTGATAGATAAAGCCCTTCCGTAAAAGATAGGCTGATAGTTTGGATTTTATGTCTGGGTTTTCAGTGATTGAACCATAGCGTAACAGACTCTGATAGCTTCCCAGGCCTGTACACGATGCAAACAACGCAAAAACAGCTGCTACAATACTCATCTTTCCAAAATCCTCAACAGGTAACAGTTTGATGATGAATAAAGAAGAAAGAAAAGCGCAGATTTTTCCAATCAGCAGAGAAACAAGAACATACTGTCCCTGATTTTTAAGAAAATTCTGTAAAAAAACCCGTAGACTTTTCATTCATTAAAAGTACAGTTTAAAAATAGATAAAATATCTATAGCCTGACATTTATAGTAAAATATATCCGATGAGAAAAGTCGGGCTATCTCCTGCTGGAGTTCAGGATAATCCTGCAGTCTATCCAGATTTTCATCAAAATACTGCTGATAATATCTTTGAATACTGAGGTCAGAATCGTAGTAATACTGATAGGGATACATACTTGTCTTCTCCGGCTTTCTCAATATTTTACCATAGAAAGCATTGTATGCTCCTTTGAGATATTTTTCACCGAAAGGAATCTTCCATTGAGCATTGGGCTTCATTAGTGTTCGCTCCCAGGAATACTTTGAAGCTTCACGGCAATGTTTCAGAAGCCACCGAAGATAAAACTGATGTTTATATTTCCAGGATTCCGGAAGACTGACGGAAAACTGTATGAAATCCTTCGTCATAAAAGGCGAGATAAGATAAGCTTTCTGCTGCAGTACCTGTGCACCCAACACCGTTCTGTTATAAGCAAGGTTTTTAAGCAGGAAAATTTCCTCTCTTTCATAATTTTTAAAAATCTGATCTAAATCCGCCTGAATTTTCGGTAAAAATGATGGGTTAGCAATGATTTTATATTGTGAGGGAGCTTTACGTCCGGGCTCCGAATTAAATCCGCCTAAAATTCCGTCTCCTATGGCTCCGCCATGGAAAATAGAAAATCCGTCAAACTGTAGCTGATCTAAGGCGTAGCTTACATGTACACCGCCGGTATACAGGCTTGTCCCTTCGGAAATTCGGGTAAGCTCGTCTATTTTTTTCAGAAACGACCCTTTATCCAGCGCCACAAATTCGTAACTGATGTGATAATCTGAAGCGATCTGCCTTGATATGGTCTCATCAAAATAACCTTTTTGGGAAAAGCATAAGGCGCAGTCTATATCGAAATCATTTTTTACAGCATACATCATCGCCATACGACTGTCCAGACCACCGCTTAGCAATGCCAGATGCGATCCGTCCAGTTCAAGATCCTTCTCATATTCCATTTTTATGCCTTCCGTAAAAATTTCATGAATCTGATCCAGGGCATTATTTTGAGATTGGCGGTAATAAGAGATATTATTAACATCAAAGTATACTATTCTTTTTAAATTCAGAGTATTGCAGTTAATTTCCAGCAGCTCCGAATCTAAAACTTTATTAACATTTAATATTGGGGTCCGATCTTCCAGAAGGTTTCCGATGGCAAGAAGCTGATAAATTGAAGTAATATCCGGCTGTAAAGAATTGCCCTGAGCTCTGAGAGTCTGGCTTAATCTTACGAGGTCCGAGTCTGCAAAGAATTCATCATTTATTGTAGCATAAAATACCCGCTGGGTTGAAGTCGGATTGGTAAATACAAAAACCTGTTGCGTTCTTTTATCCCAAATACAGCCTCTGAATTCACCTTCGAGTTCTTTTATTATTTTCCAGCCTGACCTGAGATAACTTACAATGATGAAATTTCGGAAATCAACTTCATTCCTATCTTTTAACAGTTTTTTTTTATTCAGAATAAGCCCTTCGAGAACAATATCAAACTCTGAGGTGCTAATCACCACAGAATCGTAGCTGTATTTCGGGGAAAAGCTTTTTAAATCGACCTGATTATTTTTAATATGAACAGAAAAACCTTGTGTCATGATACTATTTCTTGATATATTTCTGTAAACTTTCTTGCGATCGATTCCCTCGAATAGCCATCCACGGCAAACCTCCTGATTTCTTCCTTGTTTTTGAAAGCATATTTTTGCCTGCAGACATCTTCCAGAACATTATAAAGCTCTTCGGTATTATTTTTCCTAACGCCAATACCTAAGCCGTCCAGAATAAGTTCTGTTGTTCCGCCTACCATCGTTGAAATGACCGGCTTTCCACAGGCATATGATTCTAAAATCACACATCCCTGTGTTTCATTTTCACTGAACAAGATAAAATAATCCGAACGCTGCATTTTTTCAGCTACCTGCTCATAGCGTAAGGCTCCAAAGACATGAACGTAAGAATCTGCTTTCAGCTCCCGGACAAGCCTGATAAGCGAATCTGTATCTCCATCTCCTCCAATTTCGAGACTTACAGGGTAATCTTTTTCACGTAATCTGGCTACCGTTTTAATAATTTCCTGAGGCCTTTTACGGGAGATAAGGCTAGAAACATGCAAGAATTTTATATTTTCTGAGTCTTCAGCTTTTTGGGCAATCGTAAAAACATCCGTATCTACTACATTGGAAATCACTTTCATCGGAGTTTTAAATTGTAAAAGTTCAAGACTTTCTTTGAGATTATAACTCACCGGTAAAACATAGCTGGCATTTCCGGCAATATATTTTGCGATCTTTTTGATACTAAATGGAGTCTTTGATAAATTCTCGGCTTGCAAAGCTGTCCAGTGCTCGGTGACCACAAAGGGAATTTTATATTTCTTTTTCAGATAAACGGCAAAAAGCATATTATTATGAAGCACATTGGCATGCACAACATCAGGTCTTTTCATTTTTGAAAATCCTGATTTATATGCTTTCATTCGTTTCAGAATGTTCAGTGCCGGGTTATTCGAATTCTTATAATAGATAATAAGTGTCCTGATTCCGTTCAGCATTTTGTCATCAAAAATAAATTCCTCCTCCTGGTTATTATCCCCGATCACGTGTAAAACTTCCACATCGTTCAACAATGCTACAGCTTCTGCATGACGCTGCACAAAATTACCATTTGTAGGTTCCAGCTTATTCGGAAACCAGGAGGAGATAAAAAGGATTTTCAACAGAATTATTTTATAGTAGCTGCCCAGCTTTTTTCAAATGGCAGAATAAAGTGACTTAAGAAATCCAGGTATGTATTTTTAGAAAAATCAAAGACCTGAATATCTTTTGAGAGTTCCCCATTTCTGATTTTTGTCTTAAAATCAATCAGCTTTAAGGTTTTTACTTCTCCGTTTTCAATAAAACTGGCTTTCATTCTGTCGAAAAGACCCAGCTGATATTCAGCGTCAATTTCTCTCATAATCTTTCCTAATGCATCGATGCTGCATCCTGAAGCCATCTCTTTCTCTTCATCTACACAGATGATGATAAATTGGTTTTTCTCAATTTTAAAAGAGGAGGAAAGAGGTTTGCCATGAGCCGCCCAGGTTGACAGAAAATCATATAATTTTTCTGTGATTACCTTTGCTTCTTTCGTTTCTAAAGGCCTCGATGCCGGATATATAATAACTCTGTAGTCGTTTGTTTCTACGATGTCTGATTCTTCAATTTTCATGCTGATGAATTTAAAGGATAAAATTACGATTTTTTATTCAAAAGCATATGATCTGAATTCCGGAAAGGATCCGGAAGATTAAGCAAAGACAAATACGGCATTATAGGAATTATCATTCCTGCTTAAAACTTCTGTTTTGATGTAACCGTATTCTGAAAGTAACCCAATAAGTTCTTCTTCGCTTTTATCTGAACTTCTGAGTGCTGCAGTGTTTATTTCTATGAGAATTCTAGGCCTGAAAATGCGGAGGGTTTCTTTCATTCCCGTTAAGGCAGCATATTCGCCCCCTTCGATATCAATCTTGATTAAATCCAGTTTTAAAAGCTGTTTCTGTTTAACATATTCATCCAGGCTTATGCTTTCCACCTTTTCTTTTGATGTGAAATCCCTGAGGAAGGAGGAAGCCATTCCTACATTATCATAATCTTCATTATATAAAATTTCAATATGTCCCTTTGCTCCGGCTATGGCAAGATGTTCCGGTGTTATATTCCGGAATGTATTCATTTCAATATGTTTTTTAAATGTACTGTAATTAGGTGTAAATGCTTCAAAAGAATATATACTTCCCGTATTTTTTACAATCCGGGCTGCATTTAAAGAAAACAACCCTATATTGGCTCCGATATCGATAAAGGTATCGCCTTCCTTCAGCGTTGAATACAGATAGTCAATTTCATTTTTTTCGTAATCTCCCAAAAAATAGAGCTGTTGCTGTATCCAGTCAGCAAGATTCAAATGCAGTCTGATGGAATTTCTGTAGATAACATCTTTATGTACCCCTTTAAAAAGATGATAAGGTCTGAAAATATATTTTTGGAAAGCAAAATATCTCTCCTTAAAAAACTGAATTCCTAAAATATGCCTGAACAATGAAGCTAAAAGACTTCTCATAACCGATTCCTATGTTGAATGCAAGATACTGCAATTTTGAATTAAAACGATAAAACCCAGAATTTCTCCTGAGTTTTACATGTATATGGTGTATTATTCTACAAATCTTCTGCTTCTGCAAGCAGTTCGACAATGTCCTTGACTACCACTTCATCATTTTTATTAAAATGCTTAACACCGTCTGTCATCATGGTATTACAGAAAGGACAACCTGTTGCGATCACTTTCGGCTGAAAAGATAAAGCTTCTTCTGTTCTTTCAATGTTAATATCTTTATTTCCTTTTTCAGGCTCTTTAAACATCTGTGCGCCTCCTGCACCACAACAAAGCCCGTTGGTTTTACAACGTTTCATTTCTACAAGCTCAGCGTCGAGTTTTTCAAGCAATACTCTGGGAGCTTCATATTCACCATTGGCTCTCCCCAGATAGCATGGATCGTGGAACGTAATTTTCTTACCCCTGAACGCACCGCCTTCAATTTTCAGTCTGCCCTCTTCCATTAACTTTTTCAGAAACTGCGTATGATGAATGACTTCATAGTTCCCGCCTAAGCTGGGATATTCGTTCTTAAGGGTGTTAAAACAGTGAGGACAGGCCGTTACAATTTTTTTTACTTCATAAGCATTTAATACTTCAATATTGGTTAAAGCCATCATTTG encodes:
- a CDS encoding FkbM family methyltransferase; the encoded protein is MRSLLASLFRHILGIQFFKERYFAFQKYIFRPYHLFKGVHKDVIYRNSIRLHLNLADWIQQQLYFLGDYEKNEIDYLYSTLKEGDTFIDIGANIGLFSLNAARIVKNTGSIYSFEAFTPNYSTFKKHIEMNTFRNITPEHLAIAGAKGHIEILYNEDYDNVGMASSFLRDFTSKEKVESISLDEYVKQKQLLKLDLIKIDIEGGEYAALTGMKETLRIFRPRILIEINTAALRSSDKSEEELIGLLSEYGYIKTEVLSRNDNSYNAVFVFA
- a CDS encoding (Fe-S)-binding protein, translating into MDFNIKTMAEYAAEGKSPEVLFWVGCAGSFDDRAKKITKAFCKILNKIEVEFAVLGQEESCTGDPAKRAGNEFVFQMMALTNIEVLNAYEVKKIVTACPHCFNTLKNEYPSLGGNYEVIHHTQFLKKLMEEGRLKIEGGAFRGKKITFHDPCYLGRANGEYEAPRVLLEKLDAELVEMKRCKTNGLCCGAGGAQMFKEPEKGNKDINIERTEEALSFQPKVIATGCPFCNTMMTDGVKHFNKNDEVVVKDIVELLAEAEDL
- a CDS encoding glycosyltransferase, yielding MKILFISSWFPNKLEPTNGNFVQRHAEAVALLNDVEVLHVIGDNNQEEEFIFDDKMLNGIRTLIIYYKNSNNPALNILKRMKAYKSGFSKMKRPDVVHANVLHNNMLFAVYLKKKYKIPFVVTEHWTALQAENLSKTPFSIKKIAKYIAGNASYVLPVSYNLKESLELLQFKTPMKVISNVVDTDVFTIAQKAEDSENIKFLHVSSLISRKRPQEIIKTVARLREKDYPVSLEIGGDGDTDSLIRLVRELKADSYVHVFGALRYEQVAEKMQRSDYFILFSENETQGCVILESYACGKPVISTMVGGTTELILDGLGIGVRKNNTEELYNVLEDVCRQKYAFKNKEEIRRFAVDGYSRESIARKFTEIYQEIVS
- a CDS encoding asparagine synthetase B family protein; amino-acid sequence: MTQGFSVHIKNNQVDLKSFSPKYSYDSVVISTSEFDIVLEGLILNKKKLLKDRNEVDFRNFIIVSYLRSGWKIIKELEGEFRGCIWDKRTQQVFVFTNPTSTQRVFYATINDEFFADSDLVRLSQTLRAQGNSLQPDITSIYQLLAIGNLLEDRTPILNVNKVLDSELLEINCNTLNLKRIVYFDVNNISYYRQSQNNALDQIHEIFTEGIKMEYEKDLELDGSHLALLSGGLDSRMAMMYAVKNDFDIDCALCFSQKGYFDETISRQIASDYHISYEFVALDKGSFLKKIDELTRISEGTSLYTGGVHVSYALDQLQFDGFSIFHGGAIGDGILGGFNSEPGRKAPSQYKIIANPSFLPKIQADLDQIFKNYEREEIFLLKNLAYNRTVLGAQVLQQKAYLISPFMTKDFIQFSVSLPESWKYKHQFYLRWLLKHCREASKYSWERTLMKPNAQWKIPFGEKYLKGAYNAFYGKILRKPEKTSMYPYQYYYDSDLSIQRYYQQYFDENLDRLQDYPELQQEIARLFSSDIFYYKCQAIDILSIFKLYF
- a CDS encoding oligosaccharide flippase family protein; this translates as MKSLRVFLQNFLKNQGQYVLVSLLIGKICAFLSSLFIIKLLPVEDFGKMSIVAAVFALFASCTGLGSYQSLLRYGSITENPDIKSKLSAYLLRKGFIYQLMLTAVFLLSSLFYVNKYEDLFWIFLFFGLRFVGFYFFNYVQTELRINSKNREFAKLNNTVNIAGLLITLVFTFFFQLKGYLFAIAMMPFLSLLWYQKTDVSVKEIPSVFSSKEIWKYALHTSGTTVLSDALFSADILLLGFLLNENYVADYRVAILIPSNVTFLALAFMQSDFPVLAKNYTNKIFLKSYISGYYKFFIPVCLGVFTVCSYFSKEILKIFFNEKYADNSGLFIIFMATFLLNILFRNLYGNLMSAVGKMAINTKTSLFSLLLLVSLAFILVPKYHLMGMTISVSVTLLVSGLLLAFFFYKYLKELK